The following coding sequences lie in one Saimiri boliviensis isolate mSaiBol1 chromosome 6, mSaiBol1.pri, whole genome shotgun sequence genomic window:
- the LOC101035395 gene encoding LOW QUALITY PROTEIN: olfactory receptor 5AN1 (The sequence of the model RefSeq protein was modified relative to this genomic sequence to represent the inferred CDS: substituted 1 base at 1 genomic stop codon): protein MTGGGNITGITHFILLGSSDFPRIISVFFIIFLVIYITSLAWNLSLIFIIRMDSHLHTPMHFFLSNLSFIDVCYVSSTIPKVLSNFLQEQQTVTFTGCIIQYFTFSITGLSESCLMMAMAYDRYSAICKPLLYSSIMSPTLCVQMVLGAYVAGLTASLSQIRALLXLHSVGRMSSDFFCDMPQLLILSCTDTFFVQVMTAILTMFFGIASALVIVISYGYIGISIMKITSAKGRSKSFNTCASHLTAVSLFYTSGLFVYLSSSSGGSSSFDRFASVFYTVIIPMLNPWIYSLRNKEIKDAFKRLQKRRCC from the coding sequence ATGACTGGAGGAGGAAATATTACAGGAATCACCCATTTCATCCTGCTGGGATCCTCAGATTTTCCCAGAATCATTTCAGTGTTCTTCATTATATTTCTGGTGATCTACATTACATCTCTGGCCTGGAACCTGTcccttatttttataataaggATGGATTCCCACCTCCATACACCCATGCATTTCTTCCTCAGTAATCTGTCCTTCATAGATGTCTGCTATGTCAGCTCCACCATCCCCAAGGTGCTCTCCAACTTCTTACAGGAACAGCAAACTGTCACCTTTACTGGTTGTATTATTCAGTACTTTACCTTTTCAATAACGGGGCTGAGTGAGTCTTGTCTCATGATGGCCATGGCTTATGATCGTTATTCTGCCATTTGTAAACCCTTGCTTTATTCATCCATTATGTCACCCACCCTCTGTGTTCAGATGGTACTGGGAGCCTACGTGGCTGGCCTCACTGCTTCTTTATCCCAAATTCGTGCTTTGCTTTAACTCCACTCTGTGGGTCGAATGTCATCAGATTTCTTTTGTGACATGCCCCAACTGTTAATCTTGTCCTGTACAGATACTTTCTTTGTACAGGTTATGACTGCTATATTAACCATGTTCTTTGGGATAGCAAGTGCCCTAGTTATTGTGATATCCTATGGCTATATTGGCATCTCCATCATGAAGATTACTTCAGCTAAAGGCAGGTCCAAGTCATTCAACACCTGTGCTTCTCATCTGACAGCTGTTTCCCTCTTCTATACATCAGGACTCTTTGTTTATTTGAGTTCCAGCTCTGGTGGTTCTTCCAGCTTCGACAGATTTGCATCAGTTTTCTACACTGTGATCATTCCCATGTTAAATCCCTGGATTTACAGTTTGaggaataaagaaattaaggatGCCTTTAAGAGGTTGCAAAAGAGAAGGTGCTGCTGA
- the LOC141584959 gene encoding olfactory receptor 5AN6-like, with protein sequence MTGERNSTTITKFILLGFSEFPKLTIILFSIFLGIYLLTVSWNMSLITLIRMDSQLHTPMYFFLSSLSFLDICYVSTVAPKMLSDFFKKHKFISFMGCSMQYFFFSSLGLTECCLLAAMAYDRYAAICDPLLYQTIMSPTLCMQMVAGSCITGFFGSFIQLCALLQLHFCGPNVIHHFFCDLPQLLILSCSDTFFFQVMISVLTVIFGLTSALVIMISYGYIIATILKITSAEGRAKAFNTCASHLTAVILFFGSGIFVYMYPNAGDSLSQNKLASVLYTVVIPMLNPVIYSLRNKEIQDALNRWKKRIFPWCYGMK encoded by the coding sequence ATGACTGGGGAAAGGAACAGTACAACAATTACGAAGTTCATTCTCTTGGGATTCTCTGAATTTCCAAAGCTCACTATTATCCTCTTTTCAATATTCCTAGGGATCTACCTCCTGACAGTATCCTGGAACATGAGCCTCATCACCCTTATCAGGATGGACTCCCAGCTGCATACACCTATGTACTTTTTCCTTAGTAGCCTGTCATTCCTGGACATCTGCTATGTTTCCACTGTAGCCCCCAAGATGCTTTCAGACTTCTTCAAGAAGCATAAATTCATCTCCTTTATGGGGTGCAGTATGCAGTACTTCTTCTTCTCTAGCCTAGGTCTAACTGAGTGCTGTCTTCTGGCAGCCATGGCTTATGATCGATATGCTGCCATTTGTGATCCTCTGCTCTACCAGACAATCATGTCGCCTACCCTCTGCATGCAGATGGTGGCAGGATCTTGTATAACTGGATTCTTTGGTTCATTTATCCAACTCTGTGCTTTGCTTCAGCTTCATTTCTGTGGGCCAAATGTCATCCACCATTTCTTCTGTGATCTGCCCCAACTTCTGATTCTATCCTGTTCtgacacttttttctttcaagttatGATCTCTGTTCTCACAGTGATTTTTGGACTTACATCTGCCTTAGTTATCATGATATCTTATGGTTATATCATTGCCACCATTCTGAAGATCACCTCAGCTGAAGGCAGAGCCAAAGCTTTCAACACTTGTGCTTCTCACCTGACAGCAGTGATCCTTTTCTTTGGCTCAGGTATCTTTGTTTATATGTATCCTAATGCTGGTGATTCCCTGAGCCAAAACAAGTTGGCATCAGTCTTATACACAGTTGTAATCCCCATGTTAAATCCAGTGATCTACAGCCTGAGGAACAAGGAAATCCAAGATGCCCTAAACAGATGGAAGAAGAGAATCTTCCCCTGGTGTTatggaatgaaataa